The nucleotide window TTTAACCATATATATTGGTAGTGAATCGAAGGTTACAAACTTTTTAAGTTTTACTTCAGCCAAATGGCCTCCCATTCTGCTAAACTTTAACTGAAACACATCGGTTTCTACAGTTGTAAAGTCTTCACCAGGTATTGTTAAGGCATAGGCTAAAGATCCTTCTTTGCTTTGAAGTGATGCTAATTGCGTAGAATCTAAATCTTTTGTGTTGCTATAATCTGAGGCAGTTGTTACAACAGCTTCATTTTGTTTACTTTTCTTTTTCTCCGCCTCTATTTGCTCTTGCTCGGCTTGCTTTTGCGCTTTGAGCTCTTCTTCACTTGGTGTATTTTGATACATCATAAACACCAATATTCCGAAAATAAGGATAAATCCAATGATTGAATTAATATCGAGTTTCTTTTCTTCCATAATTTAGTTTGTACGCTACAATTGAATGATTAATGGTTTGGCTATCCCAAAAAGCTATCCAAAATTAATTTTACGCCAAAGTGGCACATTATTTTTTGTTCTTGTATTTTAAGGCTGCTTTTACAAATGCCACAAACAAAGGATGCGGATTGGCAACTGTGCTTTTATATTCTGGATGATATTGTACACCAACAAACCAGCTGTGCTCTGGTATTTCAATAATTTCTACAAGACCAGTATCTGGATTTAATCCTGTTGCTTTCATCCCAGCAGCTTCAATTTGTTCTTTGTAGTCATCATTAAACTCAAAACGATGTCTGTGCCGTTCTTTTATACTGGTACTGCCATAAACACTGTGTGCTACACTGCCTTCTGCAATATTACAGTCCCATGCTCCCAAACGCATTGTTCCGCCTTTGTCTACAACATCTTTTTGAGATTCCATAAGATTAATTACCGGATGCGGAGAACTCTCATCCATTTCTAAAGAGTTGGCTTCTTTAAGATTAAGTACGTTTCTGGCATATTCTATAACTGCCATTTGCATGCCTAAACAAATTCCTAAAAATGGAATATTATTTTCCCTTACAAATCTAACAGCGTCTATTTTTCCCTCAATACCACGCTCACCAAAACCTGGTGCTACTAAAACTCCATCAAGATGACCAAGTTTAAAATCTATATTATCTTCGTTTAAAAATTCAGAATGAATGGGCTCTACATTAACTCTAACTTCGTTTTCTGCACCTGCATGAATAAAAGCCTCTAAAATAGACTTATATGAATCTTGAAGCTCAACATATTTACCAATTAACCCGATTGTGACTTGGCTCTTTGGGTTTTTATGACGCTTTAAAAATTCGTTCCATTGGTCTAAATTTGGTGTATCACTTTTAAGATCTAACTTTTGTAACACAACTTTGTCTAAACCTTCATCTAACATTAAATTTGGTACATCGTAAATGGTAGAAGCATCGATAGATTGAATTACCGCTTCTTTCTTAACATTACAAAAACGGGCTAATTTTTCCTTTAAACCTTCTTGTAATTCGTGTTCTGTTCTACACACTAAAATATCTGCGTGTACACCACTTTCCATTAAGGTCTTAACACTATGCTGTGTTGGTTTGGTTTTTAATTCTCCTGCAGCAGATAGGTAAGGGATTAATGTTAGGTGAATTACCAATGCGTTATGCTCGCCCAGATCCCATTGAAGTTGTCTTACAGCTTCTATGTAAGGTAGAGATTCTATATCACCAACAGTGCCACCAATCTCGGTAATTACGATATCATAGTCGCCTGAATTGCCTAAAATTTGGATTCTATGCTTAATTTCATCTGTAATATGAGGAATAACCTGAACTGTTTTTCCTAAAAATTCACCTCGACGCTCTTTATCTATAACACTTTGGTAAATTCTACCAGTTGTAACGTTATTAGCTTGTGATGTTGGTACATTTAAAAAACGCTCATAATGTCCTAAATCTAAATCGGTTTCTGCTCCATCATCTGTTACATAACACTCACCGTGTTCATATGGGTTTAGTGTACCTGGATCTATATTAATGTATGGATCTAATTTTTGGATGGTAGTTCTGTAACCTTGGGCTTGTAATAATTTGGCGAGAGATGCAGCGATAATGCCTTTTCCTAGTGAGGAAGACACTCCGCCTGTTACAAAAATATACTTAGGGTTTGTGGTCATGTTGCGCTGTTAAACGCAGGCAAATTTACAATAAAAATTTGCTTAAGTGCAATTATAAAGTTGCAATCTTAAAATAAGTTGTATGGTTATACACTTATACTCTAAAATGACATTAATCTACGATTACTTACATTTTTATAGTTCTGTTTTTTAATCTGAAAATAGAAGAGTGACGACAGAAAAGTGACGTTTGGTTTGCGTCATTATGCTTTATAATCGCGTTTAATGGTATAAATCAATTCTTCGAGACCATTGATTTTTATCTCGTGCATTTGAATCATCATTTTACCTAGTTTACCGTCCGGAAATCCTTTTTGCTTAAACCATGTATAATAATACTCTGGGATGTCAACCAAAAATTCACCTTTGTATTTTCCAAAAGGCATTCTATAATTTGCTAACTCTACTAATGCTTCTTTATTAGGCTCCATAACTATATCATTATTAAAAATAGATTCCTGCTTTCGCAGGAATGACAAAAGGCATTCTATAATTTGCTAACTCTACTAATGCTTCTTTATTAGCCTCCATAACTATATCATTATTAAAAATAGATTCCTGCTTTCGCAGGAATGACAAAAGGCATTCTATAATTTGCTAACTCTATTAATGCTTCTTTATTAGGCTCCATAACTATATCATTGTTAAAAATAGATTCCTGCTTTCGCAGGAATGACAAAAGGCATTCTATAATTTGCTAACTCTATTAATGCTTCTTTATTAGCCTCCATAACTATATCATTATTAAAAATAGATTCCTGCTTTCGCAGGAATGACAAAAGGCATTCTATAATTTGCTAACTCTATTACTGCTTCTTTACTTCCTTCCAAAGGTACTAGGATTTGAATGTGTCTAATTTTTTGAGCTCCTCTTTGATGTAGTTTTCCCAATAGTATTGCGCTTCAACATTTATAGAGTGGTTGGTTTGCTGGTCGTACATCTTTTGGGTTTTATCTAAGGCCTCATTTATAGCTATATGAATTTGTTTCATCTGGGTTTTTATATTCTGGTTTACAACCAAGCGCTTTAATTGCTGTTTAAATTTTCTAACATAGAGCTCGGTAATATCAAAATGTAACTGCTCATGGGCAAGAATATAATCGTCTGCTTTTTCTGAGAGATACCAAGATTTATCTGGATAAAAATGTGCTTGCACTGATGTTTTGTACCCGATAATTCGCTTTCCTGCTGTTTTTACAGAATATCCAAAGGTAATGCCAGAAGCCGTTAAAGCCACTGCATCTGAATTTGGGTTGGGACTGCCTTTAAAATCTTTCCATGTTAGTTTGCGCATGTTGCTCCATGCAATGGTTTCTTCATTAGAAGACGACCCAACAAACAATAAGAATATTGAAATTATGAGGTGTTTAATTTGCATTTATTTCCAGTTAAACGTGATATCCTTTTCGATATCTGGATGTAAACTGTAATGCACAGGACAAGTATTTGCTGTATGCTCTAATATTTTTTTAGTCTTAGAATCTGCTTTAAACGGAAAATGAAGTACAACTTCTATTTTAGAAATTCGTCTGGGATTACTCACCATAGTCTTTGTAACCTCAGCTGTGGTTCCCGACATATCCACACCCATATCTCTGGCTTTAATTCCCATAACCGTTAGCATACAACTTGCTAACCCTGTAGCAACAGTATCTGTAGGAGAAAACGCTTCTCCTCTGCCGTTATTGTCTACAGGTGCATCAGTAATATAACTATTACTAGATTTTATATGCGTGTTTTCTGTTCTGAGATTACCGAGGTAAGTTACTTTAGATGTCATAATTTAATTGGCTTCAATAATTCTTAAATCATCATACTTAACTATATATACAGCTTCGTTAACATAACCTCCAAACAGAGATTTGTTATATCTAAACTTGTTTT belongs to Winogradskyella sp. J14-2 and includes:
- a CDS encoding DUF3820 family protein produces the protein MEPNKEALVELANYRMPFGKYKGEFLVDIPEYYYTWFKQKGFPDGKLGKMMIQMHEIKINGLEELIYTIKRDYKA
- a CDS encoding DUF922 domain-containing protein, with product MQIKHLIISIFLLFVGSSSNEETIAWSNMRKLTWKDFKGSPNPNSDAVALTASGITFGYSVKTAGKRIIGYKTSVQAHFYPDKSWYLSEKADDYILAHEQLHFDITELYVRKFKQQLKRLVVNQNIKTQMKQIHIAINEALDKTQKMYDQQTNHSINVEAQYYWENYIKEELKKLDTFKS
- a CDS encoding CTP synthase; translation: MTTNPKYIFVTGGVSSSLGKGIIAASLAKLLQAQGYRTTIQKLDPYINIDPGTLNPYEHGECYVTDDGAETDLDLGHYERFLNVPTSQANNVTTGRIYQSVIDKERRGEFLGKTVQVIPHITDEIKHRIQILGNSGDYDIVITEIGGTVGDIESLPYIEAVRQLQWDLGEHNALVIHLTLIPYLSAAGELKTKPTQHSVKTLMESGVHADILVCRTEHELQEGLKEKLARFCNVKKEAVIQSIDASTIYDVPNLMLDEGLDKVVLQKLDLKSDTPNLDQWNEFLKRHKNPKSQVTIGLIGKYVELQDSYKSILEAFIHAGAENEVRVNVEPIHSEFLNEDNIDFKLGHLDGVLVAPGFGERGIEGKIDAVRFVRENNIPFLGICLGMQMAVIEYARNVLNLKEANSLEMDESSPHPVINLMESQKDVVDKGGTMRLGAWDCNIAEGSVAHSVYGSTSIKERHRHRFEFNDDYKEQIEAAGMKATGLNPDTGLVEIIEIPEHSWFVGVQYHPEYKSTVANPHPLFVAFVKAALKYKNKK
- a CDS encoding OsmC family protein — translated: MTSKVTYLGNLRTENTHIKSSNSYITDAPVDNNGRGEAFSPTDTVATGLASCMLTVMGIKARDMGVDMSGTTAEVTKTMVSNPRRISKIEVVLHFPFKADSKTKKILEHTANTCPVHYSLHPDIEKDITFNWK